A genomic stretch from Chitinophaga lutea includes:
- the pfkA gene encoding 6-phosphofructokinase — translation MKKVNNIAVLTSGGDAPGMNAAIRAVVRTGLYHHLNVFGVMYGYKGMLTGEIFPMESKSVANIIQRGGTVLKTARCKEFYEADGRKKAYENLKKFGIDGLVVIGGDGSFKGAQKFSQEFDIPCIGLPGTIDKDIAGSDFTIGFDTAVNTAVEAIDKIRDTADAHDRLFIIEVMGRDAGYIALHSGIATGAEHILMPERKTDIDDVINDLMANERRQKMVNLIVVAEGDEFGGANEVARHVKERMPQLDTRVCILGHIQRGGSPTCIDRLIASRMGYAAVDALMEGTHNVMIGIVNNKIQYTPLDKAVKAKQKIDPEWFKIVKILAS, via the coding sequence ATGAAAAAAGTGAACAACATCGCAGTTCTTACGTCGGGGGGCGACGCACCCGGGATGAACGCAGCCATCAGAGCGGTAGTAAGAACGGGCCTTTATCATCATCTGAATGTATTCGGTGTGATGTACGGATATAAGGGGATGCTGACCGGGGAGATTTTTCCGATGGAATCCAAATCTGTTGCCAACATCATCCAGCGCGGGGGTACGGTATTGAAAACGGCGCGCTGCAAGGAGTTTTACGAAGCCGACGGGCGCAAAAAGGCGTATGAGAACCTGAAGAAATTTGGGATCGACGGGCTGGTGGTGATCGGCGGCGACGGTTCTTTCAAGGGCGCCCAGAAATTCAGCCAGGAATTCGACATTCCCTGTATCGGTCTGCCCGGCACCATCGACAAGGATATTGCCGGTTCCGACTTCACCATCGGTTTTGACACAGCTGTAAATACCGCCGTAGAGGCTATCGATAAAATCCGCGACACGGCGGATGCGCACGACCGCCTGTTCATCATCGAGGTGATGGGGCGCGACGCGGGATATATAGCGCTGCACAGTGGCATCGCCACCGGCGCCGAGCACATCCTGATGCCCGAGCGCAAAACCGATATCGACGACGTGATCAACGACCTGATGGCCAACGAGCGCCGCCAGAAAATGGTGAACCTCATCGTGGTGGCCGAAGGCGACGAGTTCGGCGGCGCCAACGAGGTAGCCCGCCACGTCAAAGAAAGAATGCCCCAGCTCGATACCAGGGTCTGCATCCTGGGCCACATCCAGCGCGGCGGCTCTCCCACCTGCATCGACCGCCTCATTGCCAGCCGTATGGGCTACGCAGCCGTTGACGCCCTCATGGAAGGCACCCACAACGTCATGATCGGCATCGTGAACAACAAAATTCAATATACTCCCCTCGATAAGGCCGTTAAAGCCAAACAGAAAATCGACCCGGAGTGGTTTAAGATTGTCAAAATTCTTGCGAGTTAA